One part of the Thermoanaerobacterium sp. CMT5567-10 genome encodes these proteins:
- a CDS encoding glycoside hydrolase family 1 protein — protein MDYSKLKPFPKDFLWGASTSAYQVEGAWNEDGKGPSVIDMGKHPEGTSDFKVASDHYHRYKEDIALFAEMGLKAYRFSIAWTRIYPKGTGEINEKGIAFYNDLINELLSHNIEPIVTMYHFDLPYALQEKGGWSNRDTIDAYENYAKTLFKYFGDRVKYWLTINEQNMMILYGAVLGTVDSKIENPQKELYQQNHHMLLAQAKAMKLCHEMCPNAKIGPAPNIISIYPASSKPEDVLAASNFSSIRNWLYLDAAVFGRYNSIAWSYLEEKGYTPIIQEGDMEILKSGKPDFIAFNYYSTSTVAESKNDPSDKNSTGDQQIAIGESGVYRGVSNPYLEKTQFGWEIDPIGFRNTLREINERYNLPLLVTENGLGAYDKLEEGDVVNDDYRIDFLRKHIEQAKLAITDGVNLIGYCPWSAIDLVSTHQGISKRYGFIYVNRDEFDLKDLRRIKKKSFYWYKDVIESNGEKT, from the coding sequence GTGGACTATTCAAAATTAAAACCATTTCCAAAAGACTTTTTATGGGGAGCATCCACATCAGCTTATCAAGTGGAAGGGGCATGGAATGAAGACGGAAAAGGACCTTCTGTCATTGATATGGGAAAGCATCCTGAAGGAACATCAGATTTTAAAGTAGCAAGCGATCATTATCATCGATACAAAGAAGATATAGCTTTATTTGCAGAAATGGGTCTTAAAGCTTATCGCTTTTCTATTGCATGGACAAGAATTTATCCGAAAGGCACAGGGGAAATAAATGAAAAAGGTATTGCATTTTATAACGATTTAATTAATGAATTGCTGTCACATAATATTGAACCTATTGTCACTATGTACCACTTTGATTTGCCTTACGCCTTGCAAGAAAAGGGTGGCTGGTCAAATAGAGATACGATAGATGCTTACGAAAACTATGCTAAAACTTTATTTAAATATTTTGGCGATCGCGTCAAATATTGGTTAACAATTAATGAACAAAATATGATGATTTTATACGGAGCAGTTCTTGGAACTGTTGATTCTAAAATAGAAAATCCACAAAAAGAATTGTATCAGCAGAACCACCATATGCTTTTGGCCCAGGCAAAAGCGATGAAACTATGCCATGAAATGTGTCCAAATGCAAAAATTGGTCCTGCGCCAAATATCATATCAATCTATCCCGCTAGTTCTAAGCCTGAAGATGTATTAGCTGCTTCAAACTTCTCGTCAATCCGCAACTGGCTGTACTTAGATGCGGCTGTATTTGGGCGATACAATAGTATAGCATGGAGCTACTTAGAAGAGAAAGGATATACACCGATAATTCAAGAAGGAGATATGGAAATCTTAAAGAGTGGGAAGCCTGATTTTATAGCTTTTAACTATTATTCAACATCAACTGTAGCTGAGAGTAAGAATGATCCTTCCGATAAAAACTCTACTGGAGATCAGCAAATTGCCATTGGAGAGTCGGGAGTTTACAGAGGAGTTTCTAATCCTTATTTAGAAAAAACACAATTTGGCTGGGAAATCGATCCGATAGGTTTTCGTAATACATTGCGGGAAATAAATGAAAGATATAATCTTCCGTTGCTGGTAACAGAGAATGGGTTAGGTGCTTATGACAAATTAGAGGAAGGCGATGTAGTAAATGATGATTACAGGATTGATTTCTTAAGGAAACATATAGAACAAGCTAAGCTGGCGATAACCGATGGTGTAAACTTAATAGGATATTGTCCTTGGTCAGCAATTGACCTTGTAAGTACGCATCAAGGTATAAGCAAGCGTTATGGTTTTATCTATGTCAATAGAGACGAATTTGATTTAAAGGACTTAAGAAGGATAAAGAAGAAGAGCTTTTACTGGTACAAAGACGTTATAGAATCAAATGGAGAGAAGACTTAG
- a CDS encoding PTS sugar transporter subunit IIB yields the protein MYKIALVCENGASTGMVVRKMREAAKKRGIEAEIQAYPYTQLENFIEEVDAILLGPQIAYKKDVIAKTFSKYADKIDVIKPMDFGMMNGEKILDDAIAIIKK from the coding sequence ATGTATAAAATTGCTTTGGTGTGTGAAAACGGTGCAAGTACTGGTATGGTAGTCAGAAAAATGAGAGAAGCCGCAAAAAAACGTGGGATAGAGGCAGAAATTCAAGCTTATCCATATACACAATTAGAAAATTTTATTGAAGAGGTAGATGCTATACTTTTAGGTCCACAGATCGCATACAAAAAGGACGTTATTGCAAAAACATTTTCAAAGTATGCGGATAAAATTGATGTTATAAAACCTATGGATTTCGGAATGATGAATGGCGAAAAAATTTTGGATGATGCTATTGCGATTATTAAAAAATGA
- a CDS encoding transcription antiterminator: MQEKELKILNYLKDQTSYVTALNIAENLEFSIRSVKTYISNINTNYPNLILSSRKGYSIQDKERLANILNNFTNNDIPQSSKNRQAYILKLLLLQQQTKNLDELADELCISPVTLMNEISKIKAELKNFDLVFKTKNNCVYIEGLEKNKKKMISHLIYNEIKENFISLDLLQTYFQNLDLKVIKEVVTERLLANHYFINDFSLINFILHLAITMQRSLENLTTPEVLDSSNNAHITEPVSKLLREICDDLKKYFPVHFTNNEFYNLALILMTSIVNENSTKLEYSQLNEIIGSRICNLMELIQNKVKNALYINLDNPDFVIRFSLHLCNMLVRLESNINLRNPQLLSIKNTYPYIYDVSVFIANIITEETGYAISEDEIAYIALHVGVLIEEQKALRNKVKVIVLCPRYYSTHLKLVKKIHAIFENDIILSGVITTPDELKNFSDYDLVISTIHVNICLTVPMIIISNYFDNKDMSIIANEIEKIKKARLRTILEKKLKFIFKRELFFYNPGFSNKEDAINYLSNALNKFGYVDSSFQERIYERERISPSAYLNIAIPHPLEMSAFSTAIAVSIHPTPINWNQNKVNVVFMLAINEEDRILFRDIFDFVTEIISNKKYFQTLLKTKTYEDFINLLITSV; this comes from the coding sequence ATGCAAGAAAAAGAACTTAAAATATTGAACTATTTGAAAGATCAGACAAGCTACGTTACAGCTTTAAACATAGCAGAAAATTTAGAATTTTCAATTCGCAGTGTTAAGACTTATATATCTAATATCAATACAAATTATCCCAATTTGATCCTTTCATCCAGAAAAGGCTACTCTATACAAGATAAAGAACGTCTGGCTAATATATTGAATAATTTTACAAATAACGATATACCCCAGTCTTCAAAAAACAGACAAGCATATATACTTAAACTTCTCTTGCTTCAGCAACAAACAAAAAACCTTGATGAATTAGCAGACGAGCTGTGTATCTCCCCTGTGACTTTGATGAATGAGATATCAAAAATCAAGGCAGAATTAAAAAATTTTGATCTGGTATTCAAAACAAAAAATAATTGTGTCTATATTGAGGGACTGGAAAAAAATAAAAAAAAGATGATATCACATCTTATCTATAATGAGATAAAAGAAAACTTTATTAGTTTAGATCTCCTTCAAACATATTTCCAAAACTTAGATTTAAAGGTAATAAAGGAAGTAGTGACTGAGAGGCTTTTAGCAAATCACTATTTTATCAATGACTTTTCATTGATAAACTTTATTTTACACTTAGCAATCACAATGCAGCGTTCCCTGGAAAATCTTACTACACCGGAAGTTTTGGATTCCTCAAACAATGCTCATATCACCGAACCTGTTTCTAAGTTATTAAGGGAGATCTGTGATGATTTAAAAAAGTATTTCCCTGTTCATTTTACAAACAATGAATTTTATAATCTAGCACTAATTCTAATGACCAGTATTGTCAATGAAAATAGCACCAAATTGGAATATTCTCAGCTAAACGAAATTATCGGATCTAGAATATGTAATCTAATGGAATTAATTCAAAATAAGGTAAAAAACGCTTTATATATCAACTTAGACAATCCAGATTTCGTGATACGTTTTTCTTTACATCTATGCAACATGCTGGTTCGTTTGGAAAGCAATATCAATTTAAGAAATCCTCAACTTCTGTCAATTAAAAACACTTATCCATATATTTACGATGTATCAGTTTTTATCGCTAATATCATCACAGAAGAAACGGGTTACGCAATATCTGAAGATGAGATTGCCTATATAGCATTGCATGTAGGTGTCTTAATAGAAGAACAAAAAGCATTAAGAAATAAAGTAAAGGTAATCGTACTCTGCCCTCGTTATTACTCTACTCACCTCAAGTTAGTAAAAAAAATTCATGCAATCTTTGAGAACGACATAATACTGTCCGGAGTCATTACCACTCCAGATGAGTTAAAGAATTTTTCGGATTATGACCTTGTAATATCTACAATACATGTTAACATCTGCCTTACTGTCCCAATGATCATCATATCAAATTATTTTGATAATAAAGATATGAGTATTATTGCCAATGAAATTGAAAAAATCAAAAAAGCAAGATTAAGAACCATTTTAGAGAAAAAGCTTAAATTTATATTTAAAAGGGAATTGTTTTTCTATAATCCCGGCTTTTCGAATAAAGAAGATGCAATAAATTATTTGTCTAATGCCTTAAATAAATTCGGTTATGTAGACTCATCTTTCCAAGAAAGGATTTACGAAAGAGAAAGGATTAGTCCTAGCGCATATTTAAATATCGCTATACCTCATCCTTTAGAAATGAGCGCTTTTTCAACTGCCATAGCAGTATCGATACATCCAACACCAATCAATTGGAATCAAAATAAGGTAAATGTTGTTTTTATGCTTGCAATCAATGAGGAAGATCGGATCCTTTTTCGCGATATATTTGATTTTGTAACAGAAATAATTTCAAATAAAAAATATTTTCAAACACTTTTAAAAACTAAAACATACGAAGATTTTATCAATCTTTTAATAACATCGGTATAA
- a CDS encoding UPF0236 family transposase-like protein — translation MFGLSLNHNEINFKDLEAKIYKFVCDEACELIAQILTMIDDMLLEKRDKKEYRCKGKNTQI, via the coding sequence ATGTTCGGGTTAAGTTTAAACCATAATGAAATAAATTTCAAGGATTTAGAAGCGAAAATTTATAAATTTGTTTGCGACGAAGCTTGTGAACTAATAGCTCAAATCCTTACGATGATAGATGATATGCTACTAGAAAAAAGAGACAAGAAAGAATATAGATGTAAAGGCAAAAACACACAAATATAA
- a CDS encoding PTS lactose/cellobiose transporter subunit IIA codes for MRDENKCRWMEGEMFMDAIAKSMEIIANSGEGKSLAMKAIKQARVGKYEEAEADLKHADEAIIKAHQAHSELLFYDAEHQDLKINMLLVHAADHLTAAGIIKELAEEIIYLYKTR; via the coding sequence ATGAGAGATGAGAACAAATGCAGATGGATGGAAGGAGAGATGTTTATGGATGCAATAGCAAAAAGTATGGAAATTATTGCAAACAGTGGTGAAGGTAAAAGCTTGGCAATGAAAGCAATCAAGCAAGCTCGTGTTGGCAAATATGAAGAAGCGGAGGCAGACTTAAAGCATGCAGATGAGGCGATTATAAAGGCACATCAGGCCCACAGCGAATTGCTGTTCTATGATGCAGAACATCAGGATTTAAAAATTAATATGTTGTTGGTACATGCAGCAGATCATTTGACTGCAGCAGGTATTATAAAAGAATTGGCGGAAGAGATCATTTATTTGTATAAGACACGATAG
- a CDS encoding FAD-dependent oxidoreductase, translated as MKYPNLFSPIKINDMMVRNRIVATPIGQKFFDKSLGGPGIVIAGSVIAEPGKSSFASSDEPYAFSKYEVEQTRQRILIARQAGAKASIEIVHAGQYARVKDFAKGPSGFIRNDGVEVKEMTEEMMEETLRWYEQTAFDAKDIGFDMIFMHFGHGWLPAQFLSPFFNKRTDKYGGSLENRARFPLMILERVRKAVGANFPIDMRISATEWIEGGIEFEDVLAFIKMAEPLIDMVQISCGLDMEREANVHMVTTNFSEHVPNAKYAKIVKENVHIPVTVVGAIMNPDEAEQLISDGVADMVALGRALVADPEWPKKAREGRPEDIVPCIRCLQCYHISTNHRNVGCSVNPRYSNESWIPRKLEKADIKKRIVVIGAGPAGLQAALVADKRGHKVILFEKNSFLGGELHYVAMEYYKSDIKAFLDYLKVQLKKSKVEVHLNTEATPELVEKIMPDAVIIAVGANPVIPHIPGIDKQHVISFYDAIEHMDKIGQNVVIIGGGTIGAEIGLELSLLQQKNVTIIELAGEIAAQGNMLYKIALRQKMQQASTLNTMLKTTCQEIKEDVVVVKTSDGEEKFIKADTVIIATGLKPNKSVAESFYGIVPETFMIGDCIKPRKIMEAVMEGYTIASNL; from the coding sequence ATGAAATATCCAAACTTATTCTCACCGATTAAGATCAATGATATGATGGTAAGAAATCGAATTGTGGCTACACCTATTGGACAGAAATTTTTTGACAAATCCTTAGGTGGACCGGGGATTGTTATCGCTGGTTCTGTCATTGCAGAACCTGGAAAGTCTTCGTTTGCTTCATCAGATGAACCTTATGCATTTTCAAAATATGAGGTTGAACAAACAAGACAAAGGATTTTGATTGCACGTCAGGCTGGTGCAAAAGCTTCTATTGAAATTGTACATGCAGGTCAATATGCTCGAGTAAAAGATTTTGCCAAAGGACCTTCCGGATTTATTAGAAATGATGGAGTAGAAGTAAAAGAAATGACAGAAGAAATGATGGAGGAAACACTTCGCTGGTACGAACAAACTGCATTTGACGCTAAAGATATAGGCTTTGATATGATTTTTATGCATTTTGGCCATGGCTGGCTACCAGCACAATTCCTTTCACCATTTTTTAACAAAAGAACAGATAAATATGGTGGAAGCCTTGAGAACAGAGCAAGATTTCCTCTAATGATTTTAGAAAGGGTTAGAAAAGCGGTAGGAGCAAATTTCCCTATTGATATGCGAATTTCAGCAACAGAATGGATCGAGGGTGGGATAGAATTTGAAGATGTGTTGGCTTTTATAAAGATGGCAGAACCATTAATTGATATGGTACAGATTTCGTGTGGGTTAGACATGGAGCGCGAGGCTAATGTTCATATGGTTACTACTAATTTTTCAGAACATGTGCCTAATGCAAAATATGCAAAAATCGTAAAAGAAAATGTTCATATTCCTGTTACAGTCGTTGGGGCTATTATGAATCCAGACGAAGCTGAGCAGTTGATTTCAGATGGTGTTGCAGACATGGTTGCACTTGGACGTGCTTTGGTGGCAGACCCTGAATGGCCTAAAAAAGCGAGAGAAGGTAGACCTGAGGACATTGTCCCGTGTATAAGATGTTTACAATGTTATCATATATCTACAAACCACAGAAATGTAGGATGTTCTGTGAATCCAAGATACTCCAATGAATCATGGATACCGCGGAAATTAGAAAAGGCTGATATAAAGAAAAGAATTGTCGTAATAGGTGCTGGACCAGCAGGACTACAAGCTGCATTGGTAGCAGATAAAAGAGGTCATAAAGTAATTTTATTTGAAAAAAATAGTTTCTTAGGTGGCGAACTTCACTATGTTGCAATGGAATATTATAAGAGTGATATTAAAGCATTTTTAGATTATCTTAAAGTACAGCTTAAAAAGTCCAAAGTTGAAGTTCATCTAAATACAGAAGCTACGCCGGAACTTGTAGAAAAAATTATGCCAGATGCAGTTATAATAGCAGTGGGAGCGAATCCTGTTATACCACATATACCAGGAATTGATAAGCAACATGTGATCAGTTTCTATGATGCCATTGAACATATGGATAAGATTGGGCAGAATGTTGTAATTATTGGTGGCGGCACAATTGGTGCAGAAATTGGACTGGAGCTTTCATTACTTCAGCAGAAAAATGTTACAATCATCGAGCTTGCAGGAGAAATAGCAGCACAGGGAAACATGCTTTATAAAATTGCACTTCGCCAAAAAATGCAACAGGCAAGCACATTAAATACAATGTTGAAGACTACATGCCAGGAAATCAAAGAAGATGTTGTAGTGGTTAAAACAAGTGATGGAGAAGAAAAATTCATTAAGGCAGATACTGTTATAATTGCCACCGGATTGAAACCAAATAAATCGGTAGCAGAAAGTTTTTATGGGATTGTACCAGAAACATTTATGATCGGAGATTGCATCAAACCAAGAAAAATAATGGAAGCTGTAATGGAAGGGTATACAATTGCCTCCAATTTATAA
- a CDS encoding PTS sugar transporter subunit IIC — protein sequence MDRFIDALQKRLMPIAKKISDIKFLSALGATFQILLPVILLGSFACLGAFLNIPAWQSFVKNTGLATIFMTIQSLTLSIIALYVAIVLPYQYATKLGMKPLSITIISFMTFLLITPHKLYTDIPTQWLGYPGLFTAMLISAFTVRFTKLLQDKKIYLRMPEGVPPIVEESFASLVPALFSALLATFIEAGLAKTSFGSIHQMIYSLIQVPLQGIGLSYPAYLLVQILSTLFMFFGIHGNAVFSIISPLTLAASAENLKALSSGLPLPNIITDSFSVLCQPGGIGGTFGLAFLMAFTAKSKRLKTLGKMAIIPAIFGINEPLLFGIPILLNPLLFIPYILNPIICTTISYLSIALGVTPRLSGVIVNWTMPQIISGFLAQGVPTAILQIVLIIITTLIWIPFFKMVDRQIMLEETEETLVK from the coding sequence ATGGATAGATTTATAGACGCATTGCAAAAAAGGCTAATGCCTATAGCAAAAAAAATAAGCGACATTAAATTTTTAAGTGCATTAGGTGCTACATTTCAAATTTTATTGCCAGTTATTTTACTTGGTTCATTTGCTTGCTTAGGAGCATTTTTAAATATCCCAGCATGGCAAAGTTTTGTTAAAAATACAGGGTTAGCAACTATATTTATGACAATTCAATCTCTAACACTTAGTATAATTGCTTTGTATGTTGCTATTGTATTACCATATCAATATGCAACAAAATTGGGAATGAAACCTCTTTCCATAACGATTATTAGTTTTATGACATTTTTGTTAATTACTCCACATAAACTATATACTGATATTCCTACTCAATGGTTAGGATATCCAGGTTTATTTACTGCGATGCTTATAAGTGCTTTTACTGTAAGATTTACAAAATTGCTTCAAGATAAAAAGATTTATTTGCGTATGCCAGAAGGTGTTCCACCTATAGTAGAAGAATCTTTTGCAAGTTTAGTGCCCGCATTGTTTTCTGCACTTTTAGCAACGTTTATAGAAGCAGGATTAGCTAAGACAAGTTTTGGAAGCATTCATCAGATGATTTACTCACTAATTCAAGTACCATTACAAGGAATTGGATTGTCATATCCAGCTTATCTTCTTGTCCAAATACTAAGTACTTTGTTTATGTTTTTTGGTATTCATGGCAATGCGGTTTTTAGCATCATTTCACCGTTGACATTAGCTGCATCTGCTGAAAATTTAAAGGCACTGTCATCTGGCTTACCTTTACCGAATATTATAACTGATTCATTTTCTGTATTATGTCAACCTGGAGGCATTGGAGGCACATTTGGTCTTGCATTTTTAATGGCGTTTACTGCAAAGAGTAAGAGATTAAAAACACTTGGTAAAATGGCAATAATTCCTGCAATTTTTGGCATTAACGAGCCATTGTTATTTGGTATACCAATTTTATTAAATCCATTATTATTCATTCCTTATATTTTGAATCCGATAATTTGTACAACAATTAGTTATCTTTCAATAGCACTTGGCGTTACCCCGAGATTATCCGGCGTTATAGTAAACTGGACTATGCCGCAGATTATTTCAGGTTTTCTTGCGCAAGGTGTGCCGACAGCAATTTTACAAATAGTATTGATTATTATAACAACTTTAATATGGATTCCGTTTTTTAAGATGGTAGATAGACAAATTATGTTGGAAGAAACAGAAGAAACATTAGTAAAATAA
- a CDS encoding LacI family DNA-binding transcriptional regulator: MVRINISDIASIVGVSPATVSNALNGKSGVSEETRQKIIKIAREYGYFKDNIFNTLQKTIRFIMYKKHGFVVCDTPFFTSLIEGITKESKAQGYELLISHVNFNEKDNKELIETIEKDYSEGILILATEMTSEDLLVLKNVNVPIVMLDSYFKNSDFDSVLINNVDAAYKATEYLIMNGHTNIGYLHSSVHINNFYYRRRGYLEALTDYALKADKKFEIPLEPTAEGSYRDMSLYLKQKNVALPTAFFADNDIIALGAMRALKESGIKIPEDVSIIGFDDMPFCEISTPKLTTLKVFKQEMGKAAVRRLVDKIKENDNSVQKIEINTQLVVRESVLKIN; encoded by the coding sequence GTGGTTAGAATTAATATATCAGATATAGCATCAATAGTTGGAGTATCTCCTGCAACAGTTTCAAATGCACTTAATGGTAAAAGCGGTGTAAGCGAAGAAACAAGACAGAAAATAATAAAAATTGCTAGAGAATATGGTTATTTTAAGGATAATATTTTCAATACTTTGCAAAAAACTATTAGATTTATCATGTATAAAAAGCATGGCTTTGTCGTTTGCGATACGCCTTTTTTTACTTCTCTTATAGAAGGCATAACTAAGGAATCTAAAGCACAAGGATATGAATTGTTAATATCGCATGTAAATTTTAATGAGAAAGATAATAAAGAATTAATAGAAACCATTGAAAAAGATTATTCTGAAGGCATATTAATTTTGGCGACTGAAATGACAAGTGAAGATTTACTGGTATTAAAAAATGTTAATGTTCCGATTGTAATGCTTGATAGTTATTTTAAAAACAGCGATTTTGATTCTGTTTTAATAAATAATGTAGATGCTGCGTATAAAGCTACAGAATATTTAATCATGAATGGACATACTAATATAGGATATCTTCATAGTTCGGTGCATATTAATAACTTTTATTATAGAAGAAGAGGATACTTAGAGGCTTTAACTGACTATGCTTTAAAAGCGGATAAAAAGTTTGAGATTCCTTTAGAGCCAACAGCAGAAGGTTCATACCGTGATATGTCTCTTTATTTAAAACAAAAGAATGTAGCATTGCCTACAGCTTTTTTTGCCGATAATGATATCATTGCTCTAGGTGCAATGAGAGCATTAAAAGAAAGCGGCATAAAAATACCAGAAGATGTTTCTATTATAGGTTTTGATGATATGCCTTTTTGCGAAATTTCAACTCCGAAGTTGACTACATTAAAAGTATTTAAACAGGAAATGGGCAAAGCTGCTGTCAGGAGATTGGTTGATAAGATAAAAGAAAATGATAATAGTGT
- a CDS encoding glycoside hydrolase family 1 protein translates to MYHEFIKPFPKDFLWGASTSAYQVEGAWDEDGKGPSVIDMGKYPEGTSDFKVASDHYHRYKEDIALFAKMGLKAYRFSIAWTRIYPKGTGEINEKGIAFYNDLINELLSHNIEPIVTMYHFDLPYALQEKGGWSNRDTIDAYENYAKTLFKYFGDRVKYWLTINEQNMMILYGAVLGTVDSKIENPQKELYQQNHHMLLAQAKAMKLCHEMCPNAKIGPAPNIISIYPASSKPEDVLAASNFSSIRNWLYLDAAVFGRYNSIAWSYLEEKGYTPIIQEGDMEILKSGKPDFIAFNYYSTSTVAESKNDPSDKNSTGDQQIAIGESGVYRGVSNPYLEKTQFGWEIDPIGFRNTLREINERYNLPLLVTENGLGAYDKLEEGDVVNDDYRIDFLRKHIEQAKLAITDGVDLIGYCPWSAIDLVSTHQGFSKRYGFIYVNRDEFDLKDLRRIKKKSFYWYKDVIESNGEKI, encoded by the coding sequence ATGTATCATGAGTTTATAAAACCATTTCCAAAAGACTTTTTATGGGGAGCATCCACATCAGCTTATCAAGTGGAAGGGGCATGGGATGAAGACGGAAAAGGACCTTCTGTCATTGATATGGGAAAGTATCCTGAAGGAACATCAGATTTTAAAGTAGCCAGTGATCATTATCATCGTTACAAAGAAGATATAGCTTTATTTGCAAAAATGGGTCTTAAAGCTTATCGCTTTTCTATTGCATGGACAAGAATTTATCCGAAAGGCACAGGGGAAATAAATGAAAAAGGTATTGCATTTTATAACGATTTAATTAATGAATTGCTGTCACATAATATTGAACCTATTGTCACTATGTACCACTTTGATTTGCCTTACGCCTTGCAAGAAAAGGGTGGCTGGTCAAATAGAGATACGATAGATGCTTACGAAAACTATGCTAAAACTTTATTTAAATATTTTGGCGATCGCGTCAAATATTGGTTAACAATTAATGAACAAAATATGATGATTTTATACGGAGCAGTTCTTGGAACTGTTGATTCTAAAATAGAAAATCCACAAAAAGAATTGTATCAGCAGAACCACCATATGCTTTTGGCCCAGGCAAAAGCGATGAAACTATGCCATGAAATGTGTCCAAATGCAAAAATTGGTCCTGCGCCAAATATCATATCAATCTATCCCGCTAGTTCTAAGCCTGAAGATGTATTAGCTGCTTCAAACTTCTCGTCAATCCGCAACTGGCTGTACTTAGATGCGGCTGTATTTGGGCGATACAATAGTATAGCATGGAGCTACTTAGAAGAGAAAGGATATACACCGATAATTCAAGAAGGAGATATGGAAATCTTAAAGAGTGGGAAGCCTGATTTTATAGCTTTTAACTATTATTCAACATCAACTGTAGCTGAGAGTAAGAATGATCCTTCCGATAAAAACTCTACTGGAGATCAGCAAATTGCCATTGGAGAGTCGGGAGTTTACAGAGGAGTTTCTAATCCTTATTTAGAAAAAACACAATTTGGCTGGGAAATCGATCCGATAGGTTTTCGTAATACATTGCGGGAAATAAATGAAAGATATAATCTTCCGTTGCTGGTAACAGAGAATGGGTTAGGTGCTTATGACAAATTAGAGGAAGGCGATGTAGTAAATGATGATTACAGGATTGATTTCTTACGTAAGCATATAGAACAAGCTAAGCTAGCGATTACTGATGGTGTAGACTTAATAGGATATTGTCCATGGTCAGCAATTGACCTTGTTAGCACACATCAAGGATTTAGCAAGCGTTATGGTTTTATCTATGTCAATAGAGATGAATTTGATTTAAAGGATTTAAGAAGAATAAAGAAAAAGAGTTTTTATTGGTACAAAGATGTTATAGAATCTAATGGAGAGAAGATATAA